The DNA sequence TTGGCAAAGTTCTGGTGCTAAACATTCTAATGATAAGACTAAATCAGAGAGCAATCTTATAGAAACTCCCAAACGAACTAAACAAttgcaaaagaaacgaaactctAATTCTCCTTTATTGCACAAACCACTTAAAAGAAAGCAGGTAAAGAtggaaaatatagaaaatattgggAAACTGACAGCTGAATTGAAAGCCTTAAGTGAGAGGatgaaaaatatgcaacaGAATTCTAAAGATCATACTTCTGCAAGAGTAGAGAATGAAGAATGCAAAGATCAAAGTGTATTATTGATAGATTTATTAGTTGAAGAAAAGGACAATGAAATGTCAGAAGTCAATGCCAATAATGATAAGGTGAAAATAGATGATATTATCActgttaataacaataaaaaagattcaaattATGAAGATTTGTTTGATGATTCAATTGATGATTCAATGGTAAAATGCActcaagaaattgaagaaaagttGAATCTGTGTAAGAGTGAAGGAGATAATGTAATGGAATCAGTCGCTGTgatcaaagaaaaagaatactCTTCCACATCTGAAAATGAGATTCGATGTTTGACAACATCGAATAGCTCTACAGGAAGTTTCATGAATTCTAAGAGTACTTTATCAGTTAATACAAGTAGTTGTTTGAAAACATATTCATACAATTCAGGAAAATCGAATTCTACTTCTAGTGTTCTGTCTTCAAGTGGGAAAGATACAAGTTTCCGAAAGCCAAATTTTAATGATAGTTTTACAAATGCACAAAATAGGAAAAGAACATTGGAAAAGAAAGATATGTTAGAGTTTCCAGATGATTCATTCGACGATTGTTTAGCAACTTGTTTGGAAGATGataaagaaatatcaaaattgtcAGAATATGATTTCAATTGTTCAAATACAAACTGTGATTCGGATAATTCTAGGAAGGTTTCTAAAAAAACTACTTCTAATACAATggatttttcacataaaagtAAATCCAGTAGATCAGAAAATTCCAAGTTCTTTATTAGCGACGATTTGGTAGAGGATATCGAAGCTAAAGATTATAaagaacaaatacaaaaatccTTTGCAGGCAAGAGTGCTTTGGAAAGtagaaaatttttcaaaacaaaaagcTTATCAgatcaatatatttatcacAATAAAATCTGCAAtgcgaataataaaaagggTAAAACTGTCTTACCAccccaaaagaaattttcatcaaatttaattagttcATCAGTAAGAACTAATTTTCCCACTGTAAAAAATCAGAGTTTACATGAGCATAACAATGTCACTACTACGGAAAGTGCACGTGAATTCAACAGATTCGAAGAGAAGGAACGCGGTAATtgtaacattaaatataagtCCACtagtaatttatataacataaaaGAGGTTGCAAAGGAGTCCCAGTCTGTACAATGTACTCCcgaagaaatagaaagaaagCGATTAGaagcaaaaatgaaattagaagCGAAACGAAAGTTACAGCAAAACACGAGGTTAACTCAATCCGAAGTTCTAGTAAAAAAGTCCGTGGAAAGGTGATAatctttgataaaataaaacactgcTACCACGTTCCACAATGCTGGGCTGTTTTATTTACAAGCACTCGagaatttataatacacaTCTTTGTGATTGCTAAAATAACTGtgtattgttaaaataaatgcgaagatactgattttaattattgttagaaaTTATGTCAATAGTTTTGAAATAGAAGTAAGTTATAGTTACTAGTACAATTACTATtactttacaaaatatataattgtcAATCCTAACCAGGTCAACATGTGtatatgttatattaattcttatatcgtatatttatttgattgtaATATGTATCGCAAAATATGTGCCTTAACAtgaaatgaatgtaaaaattcaaataaatgatagCTATCCAAATCTATCATTCACTGAAATAAGTTCGATTTAAAGTCGTCGTTCACCAAGTCTGTTTAAATTTGGCGCTCTAAACCGGAAGtcccgaataaaaatttagacgCGGCTGAAAGTGCTCTATTGACTAGAGTGGTGCCACCTATGGCTTGGTGAAGTTCGTATTCAACTAGTATTCGTCGaaaatcaaactttttacATATCAAACACTGTTTTTCGACTCAATTAGTTTACGAAACGTTTACTACACGGGTATTTTACACTTTATGTAACTTTCATTGTATAGTAATGGGTATTAGTTGAGAAAAAGATGTATCAAGATTCATCGAACTCTGGGGGTGCCGATTCAGCGATGTCCTTCGGCACACATCCCATTGCAAAATGGTAAGAAATTCGTAATATTTGACAAAATCTTGTACCCAACTCTAGATAGATAATCTCCCATCGAAACAAATTACTGCTGTTCGGATAGATATATGTATGAAATCTTGCCCTGTAAATTCGCGTTGTCGATACTTGCTCGCCAAGAGAAAGCACGCTAGAAAATCGTACATACGAACTCTAGATAGATAATCTCTCATTGAAACAAATTACTGTTCCTAGGTATGATAGGTACGTCGATAGATATGTAGCGTCATTCTACTGATTCAAATGTGATTGCTTAGCGCGCCAAAAAAAAACGCGGGTCGGACATTCTTGTTAGCAAAGAGGCAGCGCGCGCGGGCGGAAGTGACGCCATTAGAGCGCCAAGCAAACGCGCGCCAAATGACAGCGCGCATATTCGATTACGTTTATTTGCTCGGCTCGTTTCGACTTTCTCTCTCAATATTATTCGAAGAGGGAAGTCGAAACGAGATGTAGAGATGTAATAGAATTCTCTAAATCCATCAGAGGTTGAATGGTTACGTACATCGCGTGAATATCGTAAGCTGCGCATGATCGCGCCATGTTTAGCGGTTGTGCGCGATAGCGTCGGTCGTGTTCAATCAATACGTGACGTCAGTTGGAAGCGGCGACCGGtaacatattttctttcgagCACGTACGAATTCGTACGGATTGCATGCGAGGAATTCGAACAGGGAAAACTCTTCGATCTGTTACTGCGCGATTAACGATCGCGCACCCGACGCCATAACTCATTGCGCATGTTCGTCGTTTAGGGAGCATTCTTGCCGCGCATCCCCTTCACGGATTGGAAATTGGAAGGCAGTCGAGCAGGAACGATCATGGGGAGAGCACGTGTCCTTTGCCAGGATGCAGGCGACTCGGCAGCCTCGTACGTCGACTCGCACGACCGTACAACCACGAGCACCATTCGAGTGACAGACGTCGTTGCCATCATCGAGGGGGAGTCGTCGTCGTGTTGTAACCTGAACGAGACTGGTGACAGTAAGGAAACAACGCTATCCATTCGTACAGCCAGTGGAGCGCCCACGAATGCCAGACACGTCAGCGCACTTTGCCGGCCTGTCACGATGATGTTTGCTGTGCTCGTGTTCCTTTGCGCAGCCAGCAACGCTGAGGTGTTCACGAACACGTTTCTCGTGAAGATGCGGGAACCTGCCGAGAGACATGTCGCGGATCTTGTGGCCAGCAGGAACGGGTTCGTCAATCTTG is a window from the Hylaeus volcanicus isolate JK05 chromosome 7, UHH_iyHylVolc1.0_haploid, whole genome shotgun sequence genome containing:
- the LOC128879606 gene encoding uncharacterized protein LOC128879606; its protein translation is MNKRNKSTTKHSIRHQNKNIDNTEDAPVEKIVKVNIGNESPQYSSDSHFSGHSTPIHKKIYANNIEDSPELNYHYSPISLPCTQDGGNEIAWDWQSSGAKHSNDKTKSESNLIETPKRTKQLQKKRNSNSPLLHKPLKRKQVKMENIENIGKLTAELKALSERMKNMQQNSKDHTSARVENEECKDQSVLLIDLLVEEKDNEMSEVNANNDKVKIDDIITVNNNKKDSNYEDLFDDSIDDSMVKCTQEIEEKLNLCKSEGDNVMESVAVIKEKEYSSTSENEIRCLTTSNSSTGSFMNSKSTLSVNTSSCLKTYSYNSGKSNSTSSVLSSSGKDTSFRKPNFNDSFTNAQNRKRTLEKKDMLEFPDDSFDDCLATCLEDDKEISKLSEYDFNCSNTNCDSDNSRKVSKKTTSNTMDFSHKSKSSRSENSKFFISDDLVEDIEAKDYKEQIQKSFAGKSALESRKFFKTKSLSDQYIYHNKICNANNKKGKTVLPPQKKFSSNLISSSVRTNFPTVKNQSLHEHNNVTTTESAREFNRFEEKERGNCNIKYKSTSNLYNIKEVAKESQSVQCTPEEIERKRLEAKMKLEAKRKLQQNTRLTQSEVLVKKSVER